The genomic DNA GAAGGGCACCGTGCTGGCCGCGCTCGCCGACCTCGTCGCGGCCGGCGAGCTCGACCCCCACGTCTCGGCGACCTACCCGCTGGCCCACGCCGCCGAGGCGATGGCCGAGATCGAATCGGGCCACGCCCGCGGAAAACTGATCCTGGAGATGAGCTGACCCGTGAAGATCACCGAGCCGACCGAGGGCGCACCCTGCTGGGTCGAACTGTCCACCAAGGACCCCGTCGCCGCGAAGGCCTTCTACCACGAGCTCTTCGGCTGGCGGGTCGAGGTGTCACCCGACGAGAAGGCCATGGGCTACACCATGCTCTACGTCGGCGAGGCCGCCGTCGCCGGGCTGGCCGGCCTGATGCAGCCGGACCAGCCGACCGCCTGGACGGTGTCCTTCGCCGCCGCCGACACCGACGCCTGCGCCGAGCGGATCAAGGCGGCCGGCGGCCGGCTGCTCGTCGAGCCGATGGAGGCCCTGGACTGGGGCCGCTTCCTGATCGCCGCCGACCCCTCCGGCGCGGTCCTCTCCACCTGGCAGGGCCGCTCCTTCGGCGGGGCGCAGCTGATCGACGAGCCGGGCTCGCTCGGCTGGGTCGAGCTCGCCACCCGCGACACCCACGGCGCCAAGGAGTTCTACACCCGGGTGTTCGGCTGGAGCGTCACGGTCGGCGAGATGTACACCCAGTGGGGCATCGCCGGGCGGGACTTCGGCGGGATGCTCGACATGGCCGACCAGTTCCCGCCGGACGTCCCCCCGTACTGGATGCCGTACTTCGCGGTCGCCGACGTCGACCTGACCGCCGAGCGCGCCGCGCTGCTGGGCGCCACCGTCACCCTGCCGCCGACCGACGTGCCGGACGGGCCGCGGCTGTCGGTGCTGCGCGACCCGCAGGGGGCGGTGTTCGGCATCCACGTGGCCGGCAGCGGGGGCTGAACCCCGGCGACGGCGGCGGGGCCCGGCGACGGCCTCAGCGGCGGGCCGGTTCGGCGGCGGGTCGGGACGCGGAGTCCGGGCCCGCCGCCCGGCGCGTGCGGGCCCGGGAGCGCAGGGCGACGGCGGCCGCCCCGGCGGTCACCGCGACGGCGGTGTACGGCACCCAGTCGCCGAGCCGGACGTACCAGGTCCGGGCGCCCGGCGCCGCCAGCGGCAGCCGGACGGTGGCCGTGCCGCTCCCGTCGGTGGTCATCCGGGCCAGCCGGCGGCCCTGCGGGTCGTACGCCACCGACTCGCCGGTCAGCGCCGCCTGGACCACCGGCCGACCGGTCTCGGCGGCCCGGATCGCGCCCAGCGAGGCGTGCTGGGCCGGCGCCCAGGTCGACTGGAAGGTCGAGGTCGACGACTGGTAGACCAGCAGCCGCGCGCCGTCCGCGGCGGCCGCCCGGGACATGTCCGGGAAGGCCGACTCGAAGCAGATCAGCGCGCCGACCGGCAGCGGGCGGCCGGACCGGTCCACCGCCGGGAGCAGGTGGAAGGCGGCGCCCGGCGCCCGGTTCTCGCCCGCGGCGGCGCTCACCCCGGCGATCCAGCCGAGCGCCGAGCGCATCGGGATGTACTCGCCGAACGGCACCAGGCGGATCTTGCGGTAGCGGGACTCGATGCCGTCCGGCCCGATCAGCACCGCGTCCTTGGAGATCCGGCCGTCCGCCTTGCGGGCGTCCTCCCCGGCCAGCAGCCGGGCGCCGGTCGCGGCGGACAGCGCCCGCAGCCGGTCCAGCGTCGCGCCCTCCCGGTCCAGGTCGGCGGTGGTGGAGCTCTCGCCCCAGACGACCAGGTCGACCGGGCGCCCGGCCAGCGAACGGGTCAACCGGACGTTTGCCGCCAGCCGGGCGTTTTCGTCCGGCGTCTGACCGGCCTGGACCAGCGCCACCGTCGCCTCGCCAGACACCGGGGGAGCCGCCTGGAGCGCGAACAGCAGCGGACCGGTCAGCAGGCAGAGCGCGGCCATCGCACCCGCCGCCACCCGGACCCGCAGCGCGGACGCCGTGCACAGCAGCACCACGGCCGTGTTGGCCGCCACCAGCGCGGCGCTCACCAGCCACACCCCGCCGACCGACGCCAGGCCCAGGACCGCCGGGTGCTCCCACTGGCTCGCCCCGTACAGCGCCCACGGCCCGCCCAGCGCGTGCCAGGACCGGGCGAACTCGGCGGTCAGCCAGAGCGCCGGCAGCACGACCAGGGCGCCCGCCGCCCGCCGGAGCGTCACCGGCGGGCCGAGCAGCCGGTGCGCCGCGTACCCGAACGGGGCCTGCAGCGCGCCGAAGACGACCGCGAGCAGGGGCAGCGCCGGGCCGATCGACGGGGTCAGCCAGTACATCGCCACCAGGATGAACCCGGCACCGGACCACCAGCCGCGGACCGCCGCCTCCCGCCCGTTCGGCGAGCTCCGCAGGACCAGCAGCGCCGGCACCAGCGCCACCCACGCGAGCGCGCCGAGACCCGCCCCAGGGAAGGCCAGCACCGGCACCGCCCCCGCGGCGAGCGAGGCGTACCGGGCGGGCCGACCGAGAGCGGAGCGCAACGTCATGTCCGTGATTGTCCGCCTTCCGGAGGCCGGCGTCACCGGGACGCGCCCCCGGACGGGGAACTCAGGCGTTCTCCTCCAGGTCGCCCTCGGTCTCCAGGTAGGCCTGGCGGAGGGCGTCGAGGAGGGCCGGGTCGGGCTCGGCCCACAGGCCGCGGTCGGCGGCCTCCAGGAGGCGCTCGCTGATGCCGTGCAGGGCCCAGGGGTTGGCGGAGGTGAGGAACTCGCGGTTGGTCCCGTCGAGGACGTACTCCTGGGTGAGCCGCTCGTACATCCAGTCGGCGACCACGCCGGTGGTGGCGTCGTAGCCGAAGAGGTAGTCGACGGTGGCGGCCATCTCGAAGGCGCCCTTGTAGCCGTGCCGGCGCATCGCCTCCATCCAGCGCGGATTGACCACGCGGGCGCGGAAGACCCGGGCCGCCTCCTCGGTGAGGGTGCGGGTGCGCACCGTCTCCGGGCGGGTGGAGTCGCCGATGTACGCGGCCGGGTTCTTGCCGGTGAGCGCGCGCACGGTGGCCACCATGCCGCCGTGGTACTGGAAGTAGTCGTCCGAGTCGGCGATGTCGTGCTCGCGGGTGTCGGTGTTCTTCGCCGCGACGGTGATCCGCCGGTACGCGGTCTCCATCTCCTCGCGGGCCGGGCGGCCGCCCAGGTCACGGCCGTAGGCGTAGCCGCCCCAGACGGTGTACACCTCGGCGAGGTCGGCGTCGGTGCGCCAGTCCCGGCTGTCGATCAGCTGCAGCAGGCCGGCGCCGTAGGTGCCCGGGCGGGAGCCGAACACCCGGATGGTGGCCCGGCGTTCGTCGCCGTGCTCGGCGAGGTCGGCCTGCACGTGGGCGCGGACGAAGTTCTGCCCGTCCGCCTCCTCCTGGCGGGCGGCGAGGCGCACCGCGTCGTCGAGCAGGGCCACCACGTGCGGGAAGGCGTCCCGGAAGAAGCCGGAGATGCGCAGCGTGACGTCGATCCGGGGGCGGCCCAACTCCTCCAGCGGGATGGGCTCCAGGCCGGTGACCCGGCGGGAGGCGTCGTCCCAGACCGGCCGGATGCCGAGCAGCGCGAACGCCTCGGCGATGTCGTCGCCGGCGGTGCGCATCGCGCTGGTGCCCCAGAGCGAGAGGCCGACCGAGGGCGGGAACGCCCCGTCGTTGTCGGCCCGGTAGCGCTCGACGAGCGAGGCGGCCAGCGCCTGGCCGGTCTCCCAGGCGAGCTTGCTGGGCACCGCCTTGGGGTCGACGGAGTAGAAGTTGCGGCCGGTCGGCAGCACGTTGACCAGGCCGCGCAGCGGCGAGCCGGACGGGCCGGCCGCGACGAAGCCGCCGCCCAGCGCGTGCAGCACGGCGTCCAGCTCGTCGGTGGTGGCGGCGAGCCGCGGGACGACCTGGCGGGCGGCGAAGTCGAGGACCTCGGCGACCGCGGCAGGGTGGCCGGCGGCGACCTTCTCCACCGCCTCGGGCGCCCAGTCCTCGGCCTCCATGGCCTCGACCAGGGCGCGGGCCTGCGCCTCGGCGGCGTCGGTGGCGCCCAGGGTGAGCGCGGCCTCGTCCAGGCCGAGCGCCTCGCGCAGGCCGGGGAGGGCGCTGACGCCGCCCCAGATCTGCCGGGCGCGCAGGATGGCGAGGACGATGTTGACCCGGTCGGTGCCGGCCGGCGCCTGGCCGAGGACGTGCAGGCCGTCGCGGATCTGCGCGTCCTTCACCTCGCACAGCCAGCCGTCGACGTGCAGCAGGAAGTCGTCGAAGCCGTCGTCCTCGGGCCGCTCGTCCAGGCCCAGGTCGTGGTCGAGGCGGGCGGCCTGGATCAGCGTCCAGATCTGGGCACGGATCGCGGGCAGCTTCGCCGGGTCCATCGCGGCGATGTTGGAGTGCTCGTCGAGCAGCTGCTCCAGGCGCGCGATGTCGCCGTAGGAGTCGGCGCGGGCCATCGGCGGGACCAGGTGGTCGACCAGGGTGGCGTGGGCGCGGCGCTTGGCCTGGGTGCCCTCGCCCGGGTCGTTGACCAGGAACGGGTAGATCAGCGGGAGGTCGCCGAGGACCGCGTCCGGGCCGCAGGCGGCGGAGAGCGCGGCGGTCTTGCCGGGCAGCCACTCCAGGTTGCCGTGCTTGCCGAGGTGGATCACGGCGTGCGCGCCGAAGCCGCCGTCCTCCTGGGAGGCGGCGATCCAGCGGTAGGCGGCCAGGTAGTGGTGGGAGGGCGGCAGGTCCGGGTCGTGGTAGATCGCGACCGGGTTCTCGCCGAAGCCGCGCGGCGGCTGGATCAGCACCAGCAGGTTGCCGGAGCGGATCGCGGCCAGCACGATGTCGCCGTCCGGGTTCTGCGAGCGGTCCACGTACATCTCGCCGGGCGGCGGCCCCCAGTGCCGCTCGACCTGCTCGCGCAACTCCTCGGGCAGCGCGGCGTACCAGCGGCGGTAGTCGGCGGCGGGGATCCGGACCGGGTTGCGGGAGAGCTGGTCCTCGGTCAGCCAGGCCTGGTCGTAGCCGCCGGCCTCGATCAGGGCGTGGATCAGCTCGTCGCCCTCGTGCCGGTCGCCGTCCCTGTCGAGACCGGGGACGTCGCTGCCGAGGTCCATGCCCTCCTCGCGCAGGCGGGCCAGCAGGCGCACCGCCGAGGCCGGGGTGTCCAGGCCGACCGCGTTGCCGACCCTCGCGTGCTTGGTCGGGTACGCGGAGAGCACCAGCGCGAGGCGGCGCTCGGCGGCCGGGGTGTGGCGCAGCCGGGCGTGCGCGACGGCGATGCCGGCGACCCGGGCGGCCCGCTCCTCGTCGGCGCGGTAGACGGTCAGGCCGTCCTCGTCCAGCTCCTTGAAGGAGAACGGGACGGTGATCAGCCGGCCGTCGAACTCCGGGACGGCGATCTGGGTGGCGGTGTCCAGCGGGGAGAGGCCGTCGTCGCTCTCCTCCCACTGCGAGCGCGACCAGGTCAGGCACAGCGCCTGCAGGATCGGGCGGTCCAGCGCGGCGAGCGCGCCGGCGTCCCAGGCCTCCTCGTCGCCGCCGGCCTGCGCGTCGGCCGGGCGGGTGCCGCCCGCGGCGAGCACGGTGGTGACGATCGCGTCGGCCCGGCCCAGCTCGGCCAGCAGCTCCGGCTCGGCGCCGCGCAGCGAGGCGCAGTAGAACGCGCGGACGTTGGCGCCCTGCGCCTCGACCGCCTC from Kitasatospora terrestris includes the following:
- the lnt gene encoding apolipoprotein N-acyltransferase translates to MTLRSALGRPARYASLAAGAVPVLAFPGAGLGALAWVALVPALLVLRSSPNGREAAVRGWWSGAGFILVAMYWLTPSIGPALPLLAVVFGALQAPFGYAAHRLLGPPVTLRRAAGALVVLPALWLTAEFARSWHALGGPWALYGASQWEHPAVLGLASVGGVWLVSAALVAANTAVVLLCTASALRVRVAAGAMAALCLLTGPLLFALQAAPPVSGEATVALVQAGQTPDENARLAANVRLTRSLAGRPVDLVVWGESSTTADLDREGATLDRLRALSAATGARLLAGEDARKADGRISKDAVLIGPDGIESRYRKIRLVPFGEYIPMRSALGWIAGVSAAAGENRAPGAAFHLLPAVDRSGRPLPVGALICFESAFPDMSRAAAADGARLLVYQSSTSTFQSTWAPAQHASLGAIRAAETGRPVVQAALTGESVAYDPQGRRLARMTTDGSGTATVRLPLAAPGARTWYVRLGDWVPYTAVAVTAGAAAVALRSRARTRRAAGPDSASRPAAEPARR
- a CDS encoding VOC family protein; translation: MKITEPTEGAPCWVELSTKDPVAAKAFYHELFGWRVEVSPDEKAMGYTMLYVGEAAVAGLAGLMQPDQPTAWTVSFAAADTDACAERIKAAGGRLLVEPMEALDWGRFLIAADPSGAVLSTWQGRSFGGAQLIDEPGSLGWVELATRDTHGAKEFYTRVFGWSVTVGEMYTQWGIAGRDFGGMLDMADQFPPDVPPYWMPYFAVADVDLTAERAALLGATVTLPPTDVPDGPRLSVLRDPQGAVFGIHVAGSGG
- the cobN gene encoding cobaltochelatase subunit CobN, producing MILLLSTSDTDLLSARAAEGPVPFRLGNPARLTAEELPALVEGTDLVVVRLLGGRRAWAEGLDALLAGPRPVIVLTGEQAPDAQLMELSTVPAGIAAEAHAYLAHGGPANLAELGAFLSDTVLLTGHGFNPPASAPAWGPLEREAAVHRGPSVAVLYYRAHHMSGNTGFVETLCEAVEAQGANVRAFYCASLRGAEPELLAELGRADAIVTTVLAAGGTRPADAQAGGDEEAWDAGALAALDRPILQALCLTWSRSQWEESDDGLSPLDTATQIAVPEFDGRLITVPFSFKELDEDGLTVYRADEERAARVAGIAVAHARLRHTPAAERRLALVLSAYPTKHARVGNAVGLDTPASAVRLLARLREEGMDLGSDVPGLDRDGDRHEGDELIHALIEAGGYDQAWLTEDQLSRNPVRIPAADYRRWYAALPEELREQVERHWGPPPGEMYVDRSQNPDGDIVLAAIRSGNLLVLIQPPRGFGENPVAIYHDPDLPPSHHYLAAYRWIAASQEDGGFGAHAVIHLGKHGNLEWLPGKTAALSAACGPDAVLGDLPLIYPFLVNDPGEGTQAKRRAHATLVDHLVPPMARADSYGDIARLEQLLDEHSNIAAMDPAKLPAIRAQIWTLIQAARLDHDLGLDERPEDDGFDDFLLHVDGWLCEVKDAQIRDGLHVLGQAPAGTDRVNIVLAILRARQIWGGVSALPGLREALGLDEAALTLGATDAAEAQARALVEAMEAEDWAPEAVEKVAAGHPAAVAEVLDFAARQVVPRLAATTDELDAVLHALGGGFVAAGPSGSPLRGLVNVLPTGRNFYSVDPKAVPSKLAWETGQALAASLVERYRADNDGAFPPSVGLSLWGTSAMRTAGDDIAEAFALLGIRPVWDDASRRVTGLEPIPLEELGRPRIDVTLRISGFFRDAFPHVVALLDDAVRLAARQEEADGQNFVRAHVQADLAEHGDERRATIRVFGSRPGTYGAGLLQLIDSRDWRTDADLAEVYTVWGGYAYGRDLGGRPAREEMETAYRRITVAAKNTDTREHDIADSDDYFQYHGGMVATVRALTGKNPAAYIGDSTRPETVRTRTLTEEAARVFRARVVNPRWMEAMRRHGYKGAFEMAATVDYLFGYDATTGVVADWMYERLTQEYVLDGTNREFLTSANPWALHGISERLLEAADRGLWAEPDPALLDALRQAYLETEGDLEENA